A window from Fibrobacter sp. UWB11 encodes these proteins:
- a CDS encoding XRE family transcriptional regulator, with protein MPRHGTPTPGQAILEGIEWLKIDKPEFARRVGVSVEILDQLIAGEISISTEMANALESVTGSPAAYWKMLERKSHASR; from the coding sequence ATGCCAAGACATGGAACACCGACGCCGGGACAGGCGATTCTCGAAGGTATTGAATGGCTTAAGATCGATAAGCCGGAATTTGCCCGTAGGGTGGGCGTTTCGGTTGAAATTTTGGACCAACTGATTGCGGGTGAAATCAGCATTTCGACCGAAATGGCGAATGCGCTTGAATCGGTAACGGGAAGCCCCGCTGCCTACTGGAAAATGCTCGAACGCAAAAGCCACGCTTCTCGATAA